A genomic stretch from Clostridia bacterium includes:
- a CDS encoding M15 family metallopeptidase, producing the protein MKKKTLALAVVLLIIAALLCGCSGDKAGEDANGSSPEANVQTAEDGVKLSDDASDFVLLSDAVPDVILEIRYYSTYNFVGERIDGYEEPVALLTKEAAAALKDVSDELAAKGYRLKIYDAYRPQMAVDHFVRWSEDPNDVLMKPYFYPELEKNTLFPLGYIYSRSGHSRGSTLDLTLFDMTTEKEVDMGGTFDYFGEKSHPDYTDITEEQYNNRMILREAMTAHGFKPLDTEWWHFTLEDEPYPDTYFTFAVSKESVAAE; encoded by the coding sequence ATGAAAAAGAAAACTTTGGCGCTTGCCGTCGTACTTCTTATAATCGCGGCTTTGCTTTGCGGATGCAGCGGCGATAAGGCCGGCGAAGACGCTAACGGCAGCTCGCCGGAGGCTAACGTTCAAACGGCGGAGGACGGCGTAAAATTATCCGACGACGCCTCTGACTTTGTGCTTTTAAGCGACGCCGTGCCGGACGTTATATTGGAGATACGATATTATTCTACGTATAATTTCGTAGGGGAGCGTATCGACGGATACGAGGAGCCGGTGGCGCTTCTTACAAAGGAAGCGGCGGCCGCATTGAAGGATGTGAGCGACGAGCTTGCAGCGAAAGGCTACCGCCTTAAAATATACGACGCGTACCGTCCTCAGATGGCGGTGGACCATTTCGTAAGATGGTCTGAGGATCCGAATGATGTTTTGATGAAGCCGTATTTTTATCCGGAGCTTGAAAAAAATACGCTTTTTCCGCTGGGATACATATATTCGCGCTCCGGTCACAGCCGAGGGAGCACACTCGATCTTACGCTGTTTGATATGACGACGGAAAAAGAGGTGGACATGGGCGGCACGTTCGACTATTTCGGCGAGAAAAGCCACCCCGATTATACCGATATAACCGAGGAGCAGTATAATAACCGCATGATACTGCGCGAAGCAATGACGGCGCACGGCTTTAAGCCGCTTGACACCGAATGGTGGCACTTCACGCTTGAAGACGAGCCGTATCCCGATACGTATTTCACGTTTGCCGTAAGCAAAGAGTCCGTGGCGGCAGAGTAG